In Dermatophilus congolensis, a genomic segment contains:
- a CDS encoding deoxyguanosinetriphosphate triphosphohydrolase, with protein MSDFLGDVVGGYSSGSGDGGRYGARDRARWVQEPAARKLATRDDFARDRARILHSAGFRRLASKTQVVAPYLGDFARNRLTHSLEVAQIGREIASFLGCHADLVDAACLAHDLGHPPFGHNGERELNRVAEQVGGFEGNAQTLRVLTRLEPKRFHADGRPAGLNLTRAALDAACKYPWGSGQGPAGSGKFGFYADDEPVFTWVRDGAPSRGAGGVTPVEAQVMDWSDDVAYSVHDVEDAVASGRVDLRVLSSVSALRDVAVVAQRYYEPSLEVEALVEAGQRLHAADEVVDEFDGSRAGLAALKDMTSGLVGRFVRQVQSATRQVHGPVRLARYEGSLVVPVQARAECAMLKAVAAAFVMQTPGHAAVMEREREVVRGLVETYLECPEERLDRDLVVDWGSASSDEERLRVVVDQVASLTDTRALALHARWCGSA; from the coding sequence GTGAGTGATTTTTTGGGTGATGTTGTGGGGGGTTACTCGTCGGGAAGTGGGGACGGGGGGCGTTATGGTGCGCGGGATCGGGCGCGGTGGGTGCAGGAGCCGGCGGCACGCAAGTTGGCTACTCGTGATGATTTTGCGCGGGATCGGGCGCGGATTTTGCATTCGGCGGGTTTTCGTCGGTTGGCGTCGAAGACGCAGGTAGTTGCGCCGTATTTGGGTGATTTTGCGCGGAATCGGTTGACGCATTCGTTGGAGGTGGCGCAGATCGGACGGGAGATTGCCTCGTTTTTGGGATGTCATGCGGATCTGGTGGATGCGGCGTGTTTGGCGCACGATTTGGGGCATCCGCCGTTTGGGCATAACGGTGAGCGTGAGTTGAATCGGGTGGCTGAGCAGGTGGGGGGGTTTGAGGGGAATGCGCAGACGTTGCGGGTGTTGACGAGGTTGGAGCCGAAACGGTTTCACGCTGATGGGCGTCCGGCTGGGTTGAATTTGACGCGGGCTGCGTTGGATGCGGCGTGTAAGTATCCCTGGGGTTCTGGTCAGGGGCCGGCGGGGTCGGGGAAGTTTGGTTTTTATGCCGATGATGAGCCGGTGTTTACCTGGGTGCGTGATGGGGCGCCTTCTCGTGGTGCTGGTGGGGTGACGCCGGTGGAGGCGCAGGTGATGGATTGGTCTGATGATGTGGCGTATTCGGTGCATGACGTGGAGGATGCGGTGGCTTCGGGGCGGGTGGATTTGCGGGTGTTGTCTTCGGTGTCGGCGTTGCGGGATGTGGCGGTGGTGGCGCAGCGGTATTACGAGCCGTCGTTGGAGGTAGAGGCGTTGGTGGAGGCGGGGCAGCGGTTGCATGCTGCTGATGAGGTGGTGGATGAGTTTGATGGGTCGCGGGCTGGGTTGGCTGCATTGAAGGACATGACTAGTGGGTTGGTGGGGCGTTTTGTTCGTCAGGTGCAGTCTGCGACGCGGCAGGTGCATGGTCCGGTGCGGTTGGCGCGGTACGAGGGTTCATTGGTGGTGCCGGTGCAGGCGCGGGCGGAGTGCGCGATGTTGAAGGCGGTGGCGGCGGCTTTTGTGATGCAGACGCCGGGGCATGCAGCGGTGATGGAGCGTGAGCGTGAGGTGGTGCGGGGGTTGGTGGAGACGTATTTGGAGTGTCCTGAGGAGAGGCTGGATCGTGACTTGGTGGTGGATTGGGGGTCGGCTTCTTCGGATGAGGAGCGGTTGCGGGTGGTGGTGGATCAGGTGGCGTCGTTGACTGATACGCGTGCGTTGGCGTTGCATGCTCGTTGGTGTGGGAGCGCGTGA
- the dnaG gene encoding DNA primase, producing MAGLLREEDVALVKERVNLEDVVREHVTLTRSGSDSLKGLCPFHDERSPSFHVRPAHGHWYCFGCGAGGDVIAFVQEIEHLGFVETVERLAARVGVELQRDESSVAESGRARRTRLMEAHRVAEEFYAEALIGAREARPARDFLRGRGFDSKAAQMFGVGYSPRGGDVLTRLLLDRGFTEEELTLGGLTGRSSRGLYDRFRGRVMWPIRDVTGATVGFGARRILDDDRIDAKYLNTSETPIYKKTHVLYGLDLAKKTIASQRRAVVVEGYTDVMAMHLSGVRGAVATCGTSFGAEHVKVLRRLLRDDGDGKVIFTFDGDAAGQKAAMRAYELDDQWVSQSFVAVARNGMDPCDLRLAEGEAAVEHLIEKPTPMFEFAARTTIGRFDLHTREGQAHAIEAVAPILAGIDGEALSRMYVDDAATWIGVPVDLVAGAVERARVGGRRPDAQVHGGRQRVVASGGEVSSVRSDSGPDADGESAPLVFPRPDLRNRVVHLEFQVLQVLLQYPGALDDSEIMPLVRAQFTDPGLASVLLAVLTHWGEHTSVSASAWVELVRAQAGDQVGPTVSSLVVTPLLTRLDPQTGLPSKRFVQSLLVAVQEETLRSRIAAAAGDLRRAEAMDPQRARYVAQELSVLQGQLAALRHTED from the coding sequence ATGGCGGGTCTGCTGCGTGAGGAAGACGTCGCTCTCGTTAAGGAGAGAGTGAATCTTGAGGATGTGGTGCGTGAGCATGTGACGTTGACGCGTTCTGGGTCGGACAGTTTGAAGGGGTTGTGTCCGTTTCACGATGAGCGTTCGCCGTCGTTTCATGTGCGTCCTGCGCATGGTCATTGGTATTGCTTTGGGTGTGGTGCCGGGGGTGATGTGATCGCGTTTGTTCAGGAGATTGAGCACCTGGGGTTTGTTGAGACTGTTGAGCGGTTGGCGGCTCGGGTGGGGGTGGAGCTGCAGCGTGATGAGTCTTCGGTTGCGGAGTCAGGTAGGGCGCGTCGAACGCGGTTGATGGAGGCGCATCGGGTTGCTGAGGAGTTTTATGCCGAGGCGTTGATTGGGGCGCGTGAGGCTAGGCCTGCTCGGGATTTTTTGCGGGGTCGTGGGTTTGATTCCAAGGCTGCGCAGATGTTTGGGGTGGGGTATTCCCCGCGTGGTGGTGATGTGCTGACGAGGTTGTTGTTGGATCGGGGGTTTACGGAAGAGGAGTTAACTCTTGGTGGGTTGACTGGGCGTTCTTCGCGGGGGCTGTATGACAGGTTCCGGGGCCGGGTGATGTGGCCGATTCGTGATGTGACGGGTGCGACGGTGGGTTTTGGTGCGCGGCGCATTTTGGATGATGACCGGATTGATGCGAAGTATCTGAATACCTCTGAGACGCCGATTTATAAGAAGACTCATGTGCTGTATGGGTTGGATTTGGCGAAGAAGACGATTGCTTCGCAGCGTCGTGCTGTGGTGGTGGAGGGGTATACGGATGTGATGGCGATGCACCTGTCGGGGGTGCGGGGGGCTGTGGCTACGTGTGGCACTTCGTTTGGTGCTGAGCATGTGAAGGTGTTGCGGCGGTTGTTGCGTGATGATGGTGATGGGAAGGTCATTTTCACGTTTGATGGTGATGCTGCTGGTCAGAAGGCTGCTATGCGGGCTTATGAGTTGGATGATCAGTGGGTTTCGCAGAGTTTTGTTGCGGTGGCTCGTAATGGGATGGATCCGTGTGATTTGCGCTTGGCTGAGGGTGAGGCTGCGGTTGAGCATTTGATCGAGAAGCCGACGCCGATGTTTGAGTTCGCGGCGCGGACAACGATCGGGCGTTTTGATTTGCACACCAGGGAGGGGCAGGCTCACGCGATTGAGGCGGTAGCGCCGATTTTGGCTGGTATTGATGGCGAGGCGTTGTCGCGGATGTATGTCGATGATGCTGCGACGTGGATTGGTGTGCCGGTTGATCTGGTGGCTGGTGCTGTTGAGCGTGCGCGTGTGGGGGGTCGGCGTCCGGATGCGCAGGTGCATGGTGGGCGTCAGCGTGTAGTTGCCTCTGGGGGAGAGGTTTCGTCGGTGCGTTCGGATTCTGGCCCGGATGCTGATGGTGAGTCTGCGCCGTTGGTGTTTCCGCGTCCGGATTTACGTAATCGTGTGGTGCATTTGGAGTTTCAGGTGCTGCAGGTGTTGTTGCAGTATCCGGGGGCTCTTGATGACAGCGAAATTATGCCGTTGGTGCGGGCGCAGTTTACGGATCCGGGTTTGGCTTCGGTGTTGTTAGCAGTGTTGACGCATTGGGGTGAGCACACCTCGGTGAGTGCGTCTGCGTGGGTGGAGTTGGTGCGGGCGCAGGCTGGTGATCAGGTGGGGCCGACTGTGAGTTCTTTGGTGGTGACTCCGTTGTTGACTCGGTTGGATCCGCAGACGGGGTTGCCCAGTAAGCGTTTTGTGCAGTCGTTGCTTGTGGCTGTGCAGGAGGAGACGTTGCGGTCGCGTATTGCGGCTGCGGCGGGTGATTTGCGTCGTGCTGAGGCGATGGATCCGCAGCGAGCTAGGTATGTGGCGCAGGAGTTGAGTGTGTTGCAGGGGCAGTTGGCGGCGTTGAGACACACGGAAGATTGA
- a CDS encoding cellulase family glycosylhydrolase has translation MRRMCSVATWSLTLMLVTFSAMNGQAAPASAASTTTWSQKSGMAIPGTRLAWGPPGQLEHDLDRVAASGVKWLRFDVPWSQISWEPGQADWARFDRIVEGARARGLRPLGVLSTMAPYARPAGTDYRYAPRTASERKAFAGFAKQAAARYKGKINHWEIWNEPNLDQAWSPTPSPAAYVELLRTTTPAIKSVNPAAITIAGGTGGATGAPDITPIDWYTGFYAQKPQGLFDALAVHPYSDLRYGWGGEMSTAPIIRTIMDKNGDANKEIWATEAGFPTGGQYRTTENDAARMMRESHTAWTQIRKHGPLFWYTLTDTSDATSEGHFGFYRLNGTAKPALAVLTALNAQPLPGGTTTPAPPATKPGTGYVVAPAANLTTNGKTTTASFTLYTTGTVPIRSLIMAVRDSSGRNFDIPVTATTTFRGSQTFTATRAALPAGTYTYAPAWQTTNGKWNGPTREGKHTVGAAPNSLSTAHATINNTARGATADIVTSVDGKLAVKALIVAMRDSSGANWDIWTAKNTTLTGLQRHHGTKQPLPAGTYTYTVAYQSSDGNWHEQAGKKTLTVH, from the coding sequence ATGCGTCGTATGTGCTCGGTGGCCACATGGTCGCTCACTCTCATGCTCGTCACGTTCAGCGCAATGAACGGCCAAGCCGCACCCGCCTCAGCAGCTTCCACCACCACCTGGTCTCAGAAATCCGGCATGGCCATCCCCGGCACCCGCCTCGCCTGGGGGCCCCCCGGACAACTCGAACACGATCTAGATCGCGTCGCTGCCAGCGGCGTCAAATGGCTACGCTTCGACGTCCCCTGGAGCCAAATTTCTTGGGAACCCGGACAAGCAGACTGGGCACGCTTCGACCGCATCGTCGAAGGCGCCCGCGCCCGCGGACTGCGCCCCTTAGGCGTATTAAGCACAATGGCGCCCTACGCCCGCCCCGCAGGCACTGACTACCGATACGCACCTCGCACCGCCTCAGAACGCAAAGCCTTCGCCGGGTTCGCTAAACAAGCCGCCGCCCGCTACAAAGGCAAAATCAACCACTGGGAAATCTGGAACGAACCCAACCTCGACCAAGCCTGGTCACCCACACCCAGCCCAGCGGCATACGTAGAGCTCCTCCGCACCACCACCCCAGCTATCAAATCAGTCAACCCCGCCGCCATCACTATCGCCGGCGGAACGGGCGGAGCCACCGGCGCGCCCGACATCACCCCCATCGACTGGTACACCGGCTTCTACGCCCAAAAACCCCAAGGCCTCTTCGACGCCCTAGCCGTACACCCCTACTCAGACCTGCGCTACGGCTGGGGAGGGGAAATGTCCACCGCCCCCATCATCCGCACCATCATGGACAAAAACGGCGACGCCAACAAAGAGATCTGGGCAACCGAAGCTGGATTCCCCACCGGCGGGCAATACCGCACCACCGAAAACGACGCCGCACGCATGATGCGCGAAAGTCACACAGCATGGACCCAAATCCGTAAACACGGCCCTCTGTTCTGGTACACCCTCACCGACACTAGCGATGCCACCAGCGAAGGACACTTCGGCTTCTACCGCCTAAATGGCACCGCCAAACCAGCCCTAGCGGTTCTTACTGCTCTCAACGCCCAACCCCTGCCTGGAGGTACCACCACCCCGGCGCCACCGGCCACAAAGCCAGGAACCGGATACGTCGTAGCACCTGCAGCTAACCTCACTACAAACGGAAAAACCACCACAGCTTCCTTCACCCTCTACACCACCGGAACTGTCCCCATCCGCTCCCTCATCATGGCCGTCCGCGACTCCTCTGGACGCAACTTTGACATCCCTGTCACTGCCACAACGACCTTTCGAGGATCCCAAACCTTCACCGCCACCCGTGCAGCGCTACCTGCGGGCACCTACACTTACGCCCCAGCTTGGCAAACCACCAACGGAAAATGGAACGGCCCCACGCGCGAAGGTAAACACACCGTCGGAGCCGCCCCCAATAGCCTCAGCACCGCTCACGCAACTATCAACAACACTGCTCGAGGTGCCACCGCAGACATCGTCACTAGCGTTGACGGAAAACTAGCCGTCAAAGCCCTCATCGTCGCCATGAGGGACTCCTCAGGAGCTAACTGGGATATCTGGACGGCCAAAAACACTACCTTGACCGGACTGCAACGTCACCACGGCACCAAACAGCCCCTGCCCGCTGGCACTTACACCTACACCGTCGCCTACCAAAGCTCCGACGGCAACTGGCACGAACAAGCAGGCAAAAAAACTCTGACCGTTCATTAA
- a CDS encoding DUF3145 domain-containing protein: MSAKPTGNTTRGAVYIHSAPAALCPHISWALESVLGGEVDLDWSPQPLGRSLMRADLTWYGEPGTGAAIASAMRGWENLRYEVTEEPSPGLDGSRWSHTPSLGIHHTWISASGDAVINEDRIRAAMRHGNATALRHELDQALGTAWDVELDNFRHAGDGRPERWLYRVS; encoded by the coding sequence ATGTCTGCAAAGCCCACGGGCAACACAACACGCGGAGCCGTGTACATCCACTCGGCCCCAGCAGCGCTATGCCCACACATCAGTTGGGCGCTCGAATCAGTGCTCGGCGGCGAGGTCGACCTCGACTGGTCACCCCAACCCCTCGGGCGCTCACTCATGCGTGCCGACCTCACCTGGTACGGCGAACCTGGAACCGGCGCCGCCATCGCCAGCGCTATGCGCGGATGGGAAAACCTGCGCTACGAAGTAACCGAAGAACCCAGCCCAGGCCTCGACGGATCACGCTGGTCCCACACCCCCTCACTAGGAATCCACCACACCTGGATCTCCGCCTCTGGGGATGCCGTCATCAACGAAGACCGCATCCGAGCAGCCATGCGCCACGGAAACGCCACCGCCCTGCGCCACGAACTCGACCAAGCCCTCGGCACCGCTTGGGACGTCGAACTCGACAACTTCCGCCACGCCGGCGATGGCCGCCCCGAACGCTGGCTCTACCGCGTGAGCTAA
- a CDS encoding acyl-CoA carboxylase subunit beta — protein sequence MTSRTPSVAATQAAQAVRERTKVPREEDPRHPRRRLERFFDEGTLTVISDDDLSGMLAGIGQVQGNTAVAFAADPTVQGGAMGGDGCRAVVAAYERALAESCPVVGLWHSGGARLAEGVFSLHGVGLIFAIMTKASGKIPQISVVLGPAAGGAAYGPALTDVVVLGPLGRIFVTGPDVVRSVTGEQVDALRLGGPEPHGRRSGVVHVVTDSDEEAYERGRQLCDLLGANSQGALDPASVQDRDLARFLPDSAKRAFDVHPLVEDLLDAETTAVELHPKWAPNIVTTLGRLGGRTVGVIANNSLRLGGCLDATSAEKASRFVRMCDAFGIPLIVVVDVPGYLPGVGQEWDGVVRRGAKLLHAFAEAVVPRVTLVTRKTYGGAYLAMNSRALGATKVFAWPDAEVAVMGSVAAVRILHRRKLAQVPAEDVERVESELAVEHERLSGGLPRAVDIGVVDEIVEPGLTRGVIAAAIAAAPARRGDHGNIPL from the coding sequence GTGACTTCCCGGACACCAAGCGTGGCTGCTACGCAGGCTGCACAGGCTGTTCGAGAGCGAACTAAGGTTCCGCGCGAGGAAGACCCCCGCCACCCGCGGCGTCGGTTGGAGCGTTTTTTTGACGAGGGCACGCTCACTGTTATCTCTGATGATGACTTGTCGGGAATGTTGGCCGGTATCGGTCAGGTGCAGGGCAACACAGCGGTCGCCTTCGCTGCCGACCCGACAGTGCAAGGCGGAGCAATGGGCGGTGACGGGTGCCGCGCTGTCGTTGCCGCCTACGAGCGGGCTCTAGCCGAGAGCTGCCCCGTAGTGGGGTTGTGGCATTCCGGTGGTGCACGGCTAGCTGAGGGCGTGTTCTCGCTGCACGGCGTGGGGTTGATCTTCGCGATCATGACCAAAGCCAGCGGCAAGATTCCGCAGATCTCTGTTGTGTTGGGGCCTGCTGCTGGTGGCGCGGCGTATGGTCCGGCGTTGACCGATGTTGTCGTGTTGGGGCCGCTGGGGCGCATTTTTGTCACAGGTCCCGATGTGGTGCGTTCGGTGACTGGGGAACAGGTTGATGCGCTGCGGCTGGGTGGCCCTGAGCCGCATGGTCGTCGTTCTGGTGTGGTGCATGTAGTGACCGATTCTGACGAGGAAGCCTACGAGCGTGGTCGCCAACTGTGTGATCTGCTTGGCGCCAATAGCCAAGGGGCGTTGGACCCTGCGTCGGTGCAGGATCGGGATTTGGCACGCTTCTTACCGGATTCGGCTAAGCGTGCTTTCGATGTTCACCCGTTAGTCGAGGATCTGCTTGACGCTGAAACCACAGCGGTTGAGCTGCATCCGAAGTGGGCGCCGAACATCGTCACCACTCTGGGGCGTCTGGGTGGGCGCACGGTGGGAGTTATCGCAAACAACTCGCTGCGTCTGGGTGGATGTTTGGATGCCACGAGTGCAGAGAAAGCCTCTCGGTTTGTGCGGATGTGCGATGCGTTCGGTATTCCACTGATTGTGGTGGTGGATGTGCCGGGGTATCTGCCGGGCGTGGGCCAAGAGTGGGACGGGGTGGTGCGTCGTGGTGCCAAGCTATTGCACGCGTTCGCTGAGGCGGTGGTTCCGCGAGTCACGCTGGTAACGCGTAAAACGTATGGCGGCGCCTATTTGGCGATGAACAGTCGCGCTCTGGGTGCTACGAAGGTGTTCGCGTGGCCCGATGCCGAGGTCGCGGTGATGGGTTCTGTCGCTGCGGTGCGGATTTTGCATCGGCGGAAGTTGGCGCAAGTCCCTGCCGAGGATGTCGAGCGTGTGGAGAGTGAGCTCGCAGTAGAACATGAGAGGCTCTCTGGTGGGTTGCCGCGCGCTGTTGATATCGGTGTCGTGGATGAGATTGTCGAGCCGGGTTTGACGCGTGGTGTGATCGCGGCGGCGATCGCGGCTGCTCCGGCGCGTCGCGGTGATCACGGGAACATTCCGCTGTGA
- the fabF gene encoding beta-ketoacyl-ACP synthase II: MSTTLKRVVVTGMGTTNPLGADAESTWQAALAGTSGIRHIEAPWVQQYDMPVTFAGQLAQPASEVLTKVEIRRQDPATQYALIAARQAWRDAGSPDIESNRLAVSVGTGIGGVHTLVDAWETLRTKGPRRIFPLSVPMLLVNSPSATVSLELKATAGAHAPVSACASGAESIADGLELIRSDKADIVVAGGTEGAIHPLTIGGFSAMHALSTRNEDPQSASRPYDIDRDGFVMGEGSAILVLEEYEHAVARGAHIYAELVAAGLSSDAYHVAAPEPEGAGAALSIQRALSEGDIDPASVVHVNAHATSTPAGDGAEAKAIRAGLGPHADHACLTATKSMTGHLLGAAGALESVFTILALRDRLVPATQNLENLDPQIDLDIVRGQNRALPAGDVVALNNSFGFGGHNVTLAFRSVS, encoded by the coding sequence ATGTCCACCACGCTCAAGCGTGTCGTCGTCACAGGTATGGGGACGACCAATCCACTCGGTGCCGATGCCGAAAGCACCTGGCAGGCCGCTCTTGCCGGAACTTCTGGCATCCGACACATCGAGGCCCCGTGGGTTCAGCAGTACGACATGCCTGTCACTTTTGCTGGACAACTTGCCCAGCCTGCATCTGAGGTCCTCACCAAAGTAGAGATACGCCGGCAAGACCCCGCCACCCAGTACGCCCTCATCGCGGCACGTCAAGCATGGCGCGATGCTGGCTCACCCGACATCGAATCCAACCGGCTGGCCGTGAGCGTAGGAACCGGTATCGGTGGCGTGCACACCCTCGTTGACGCCTGGGAAACGCTGCGCACGAAGGGCCCCCGTCGTATTTTCCCGCTGTCGGTGCCGATGCTGCTCGTGAACAGCCCCTCAGCAACTGTGTCCTTAGAACTGAAAGCCACCGCTGGCGCTCATGCCCCTGTGAGTGCGTGTGCTTCCGGGGCTGAGTCCATCGCTGATGGACTTGAATTGATCCGCAGTGACAAAGCCGACATCGTCGTGGCCGGAGGCACCGAAGGGGCCATTCACCCACTGACGATCGGTGGCTTCTCTGCGATGCACGCGCTATCGACACGTAACGAAGACCCTCAGAGCGCTTCACGCCCGTATGACATCGACCGTGATGGTTTTGTCATGGGTGAGGGCTCGGCAATCCTTGTGCTGGAGGAATACGAGCACGCCGTTGCACGCGGTGCCCACATCTACGCAGAGCTTGTCGCCGCAGGCCTATCCAGTGATGCCTACCACGTAGCCGCCCCTGAACCTGAAGGCGCCGGGGCCGCACTATCAATCCAGCGGGCACTGAGCGAAGGCGATATCGACCCAGCATCGGTCGTGCATGTGAACGCACACGCCACCTCCACTCCAGCTGGTGATGGCGCAGAAGCCAAAGCTATTCGCGCCGGTTTGGGGCCCCACGCCGACCACGCATGTTTGACCGCCACGAAATCCATGACGGGACATCTGCTTGGTGCAGCGGGTGCATTGGAGTCGGTTTTCACGATCCTTGCGTTGCGTGATCGCCTCGTGCCAGCCACTCAGAACTTGGAGAACCTCGACCCCCAGATTGACCTGGATATCGTTCGTGGCCAGAACCGGGCCTTGCCTGCTGGTGATGTGGTTGCGCTGAATAACTCGTTTGGTTTCGGAGGGCACAACGTGACTTTGGCGTTCCGGAGCGTCTCGTGA
- a CDS encoding acyl carrier protein: protein MAATEQEILAGLAEIVNEETGVETSEVEPQKSFTNDLDIDSLSMMTIVVNAEEKFDVRIPDEEVKNLMTVQDAVDFIKIAQSA from the coding sequence ATGGCAGCGACCGAGCAGGAGATCCTCGCGGGCCTCGCCGAGATCGTCAACGAGGAGACCGGCGTCGAGACCTCCGAGGTCGAGCCGCAAAAATCCTTCACCAACGATCTGGACATCGACTCCCTCTCGATGATGACGATCGTCGTCAACGCTGAAGAGAAATTCGATGTGCGTATCCCTGATGAGGAAGTGAAGAACCTCATGACTGTTCAGGACGCAGTGGACTTCATCAAGATCGCCCAGAGCGCCTGA
- a CDS encoding beta-ketoacyl-ACP synthase III, producing MSELRLQTTTGAPGSSILGIGDYRPSRVVPNADIVEAIDSSDEWIRDRSGIAERRVANENETIVYMAAKAAQAALDHADIAAEKVDQVILASVTYPTLTPAAAPLVATELGITGAAAYDLSAACSGYTYGIAAADSAIRTGLSTCTLVIGVEKFSDFRNPTDRGTAFIFGDGAGAALVGPSPVAGIAQTIWGADGKHSDFIAQEPNWLEYRRRVENPNATDEERRWPWIGMQGPSVFRWASYTILDVARQALTAAGVTVNDIDVFIPHQANVRIIEAMAKKLELPSHVIVAREDIAEMANTSAASIPLATARLYREGRIRSGMLALQMGFGAGLTWAAQVVRLP from the coding sequence ATGAGTGAGCTGCGACTTCAGACCACTACGGGGGCACCAGGATCCAGCATCCTCGGCATCGGTGACTACCGCCCATCCCGGGTAGTGCCCAACGCCGACATCGTCGAAGCGATCGACTCCAGCGATGAGTGGATCCGCGACCGTTCCGGCATCGCCGAACGCCGCGTCGCCAACGAAAACGAAACTATCGTTTACATGGCCGCCAAGGCCGCTCAAGCAGCCCTGGACCACGCAGACATAGCTGCTGAGAAAGTTGACCAGGTCATTCTCGCCAGCGTGACCTACCCGACTTTGACTCCGGCAGCAGCACCACTAGTTGCCACCGAACTGGGTATCACCGGTGCCGCTGCCTACGACCTCAGCGCTGCCTGCTCGGGCTACACCTACGGCATCGCTGCAGCCGATTCTGCTATCCGCACTGGTCTATCTACTTGCACCCTCGTGATCGGTGTGGAGAAGTTCTCTGATTTCCGTAACCCCACCGATCGCGGAACAGCATTCATCTTCGGTGACGGCGCTGGCGCGGCTCTCGTTGGCCCCTCTCCCGTTGCCGGTATCGCCCAAACCATTTGGGGAGCCGACGGTAAGCACAGCGATTTCATCGCCCAAGAACCAAACTGGCTTGAATATCGTCGCCGCGTCGAAAACCCCAACGCCACTGATGAAGAACGACGTTGGCCCTGGATCGGGATGCAGGGACCATCCGTTTTCCGGTGGGCGTCATACACGATCCTCGATGTAGCCCGCCAAGCTCTCACTGCCGCTGGGGTCACCGTCAATGACATCGATGTTTTTATCCCTCACCAAGCCAACGTCCGCATCATCGAGGCCATGGCTAAGAAGCTCGAACTGCCTAGTCACGTCATCGTGGCACGCGAAGACATCGCAGAAATGGCGAACACCTCCGCTGCTTCCATACCCTTGGCCACGGCTCGGCTCTACCGAGAAGGACGCATCCGCAGCGGCATGCTCGCTTTGCAGATGGGTTTCGGAGCCGGATTGACCTGGGCAGCTCAGGTGGTCCGCCTCCCGTGA
- a CDS encoding acyltransferase domain-containing protein — translation MLAIVSPGQGSQKPGFLSPWLELPGFRDRLAWLSAAADLDLITHGTVSDEETIKDTAIAQPLIVAAGLLSLLSLFEHPADGFRAIGVGAGHSVGEITAAAATGVITAEQAMVFVRERGKAMATASAFTPTGMSAVLGGEREEVLTHLQSLGLTAANCNGAGQIVAAGTLEQLAALAAQPPTKTRVMPLKVAGAFHTHHMESASSVLSGYARAMSTHDARVPLITNRDGSVMTNGRAFLDAMVDQVTRPVRWDLTMETMLAMGVTGIIEIPPAGTLTGLAKRAMKGVERLALNTPEDIPAAKRMIEEHGSSECYAGSAPDWRLIVSPMKGTITFAEGVGTEEGDHLEAGQTLATISSLRETAPVIASSESRVIEWLVADGDPVSPGMPLLRLFPAAE, via the coding sequence GTGCTTGCGATCGTCAGCCCCGGACAGGGGTCCCAAAAACCCGGCTTCCTCTCTCCATGGCTAGAGCTTCCCGGCTTCCGGGACCGTCTCGCATGGCTCTCTGCCGCCGCAGACCTTGACCTCATCACCCACGGCACGGTCTCCGACGAAGAAACCATCAAAGACACCGCCATCGCCCAGCCCCTCATCGTTGCTGCCGGGCTGCTGTCGCTGTTGTCTCTCTTCGAACACCCGGCAGACGGATTCCGTGCCATCGGTGTCGGTGCTGGCCACTCCGTCGGCGAAATCACTGCAGCAGCCGCCACCGGCGTTATCACCGCCGAACAGGCCATGGTGTTCGTTCGCGAACGGGGTAAAGCAATGGCCACGGCAAGCGCGTTCACCCCCACAGGAATGTCAGCAGTCCTGGGAGGTGAGCGCGAAGAAGTCCTGACACACCTGCAGTCTCTAGGGCTGACCGCAGCGAACTGCAACGGTGCTGGCCAGATCGTCGCCGCGGGAACACTCGAGCAACTCGCCGCTCTTGCAGCGCAACCACCGACCAAAACTCGGGTTATGCCCTTGAAAGTTGCTGGCGCGTTCCACACCCACCACATGGAGTCAGCCTCCTCAGTGCTTTCTGGATACGCCCGCGCCATGAGCACCCACGATGCCCGGGTGCCCCTCATCACCAACCGCGACGGCTCTGTCATGACCAACGGGCGCGCTTTCCTAGACGCGATGGTCGACCAGGTGACCCGACCAGTCCGCTGGGACCTCACCATGGAAACCATGCTGGCGATGGGAGTCACAGGCATCATCGAAATCCCCCCAGCTGGAACCCTGACCGGACTAGCCAAACGAGCGATGAAAGGTGTTGAGCGTCTGGCGCTGAACACCCCCGAAGACATCCCCGCCGCCAAACGCATGATCGAAGAACACGGCAGCAGCGAGTGCTACGCCGGTAGTGCCCCCGACTGGCGGCTCATCGTCTCCCCAATGAAGGGGACGATCACATTTGCTGAAGGTGTCGGCACGGAAGAAGGTGATCACCTTGAAGCAGGTCAAACCCTCGCCACCATCAGCTCACTACGTGAAACTGCCCCCGTGATCGCCTCTAGCGAATCCCGTGTCATCGAATGGCTTGTCGCTGATGGCGACCCTGTCTCCCCGGGAATGCCGCTGTTGCGCCTCTTCCCTGCCGCCGAGTGA